A segment of the Lycium ferocissimum isolate CSIRO_LF1 chromosome 10, AGI_CSIRO_Lferr_CH_V1, whole genome shotgun sequence genome:
AAGTGTCATCTTCCAACATATCGGCCCCTTCCATGGCATTTGTCGGTAGCATTGTGTCGGATCCTTCTAAACCATTGACTTGTAACCTTGCCCACTTGGTTGTTTCAGCATCACCTTTGAGAAGCTTTGAAACCTGTAAAAACCGGGCGCGTTAAACACTAGACTTCTATATCTAGCCAAGGACAAGGCGATTTAacaaaacatacaaatattTTTGCACGTCGAAAATCATACAGAGAAGAAGCATGGTccttaaatattaaataaatttcaagaaacttgaataTGACTTACGATGCTCATTTGTGGTCGAGCTCGTGGAGCACGTCTGATACAAAGGGCAGCAGCAAGTACCATCCTTTCTACTTGTTCACGATCATAATCAGAACTCAACTGAGGGTCTAGTAATTGGGCATACTTCCCACAAGTTACAATTGGCTTTGCCTGCAAATTTGACACTTGATGTATTAGTTTATGATGCAAAACAAAACTGACTTAATTAGATGAGCACACAGGACATACCCAAATAACAAGGCTCTCTTGACCCTTTGGACAATTGTTACTTATGGGTTTTCTTCCTGAAAGAAGCTCAAGAAGTACTACTCCAAATGCATAAACATCAATCTTGTCATTAACCTTCCCATACATGAAATATTCAGGAGCCAAGTAACTGCAACAAAGCACATTTTACCAGAATAATTTATTAGAGGAAATAACACGACGCCATATAttctcttcaatttctcttGAACAAGTCCTCATGGTTCTAGAAAGCTAAAGAAGTTACATACCCGAAAGTTCCAGCTACATCAGTGCATGTAATATGAGATGAGGTGGCGGTTGCCCATTTAGCAAGTCCAAAGTCAGAGAGCTGAAAAGCGAAAAAGCCAATTAAATTACTAGTTAGATCAAAGTAGCAATCTTTATCCCCAAGGAAAGTAGGAAAGAAGCAGCAAAAGAGTTAGAGAGCATCACCTGTGGCTCAAAATCATCAGATAGTAATATATTTGACGATTTTACATCACGATGGATCACTGATTGAGAATCTCTACCATGAAGATATTCTAGTGCCTCAGCAACTCCAATAGCGACATTGTATCTTTCTTTCCACCCAAACATCAGAGGATCCTTCTTATTACCTGAATGAACAACCTCCTGAGTCAAAAAGATTGAAGACCTAAAGATCTTGTATATGTGTTCATTACTCTAATTCTACTTCTAGACAAAGTATAGGATGAAATTGCAGTAACTTTGACTGGGAAGAGCAAAAGTTTTGGAAAATGTTATTATCCTACCATGTAGGTTCTCTTCAAGGCTTCCCCTTGATAGAAAATCATATACAAGGAGAAGGTTGTTGTCCTCAAAACAGAATCCAAATAGGGAAATTATGTTTTTGTGACTCAAAGCAGTAATAATCTCAATTTCCAAAACAAACTCTCGCACTGCATCTTCGGATTGTTTTAAGATCTTCACAGCAAGTTCCTTTCCATCAGGAAGGCAGCCTTTGAAAACCTGACTACTTCCTCCTTTACCAATAATGTTCTCTGTtatcatgaaaatgaatgtGAGTCAACTATATCGAACCTTTTTGCGAATCTGCAGCTGAGAAAAGCACAAACCTGAGGAAAAGCTCAAGGTTGCCAAGAAAAGTTCCTGGAATttgaacaatctacacattGCAGAGTACTTCTCATGAAGTCCCTCTAGTTCTCTTGGTAAGGTTCTTGGTGAATTGTCTGGTGAGGATTTAGAGGACGTTGTCACGTGATTGACAGGAACAATTGCGCCACTTTCTTCATCTAGTGCAGGAGCTTGACAACTTTCATCATCATCAGAGCGTAGATTTTTCTTGTCTGTATCGTCCTCCATGCACAAGAGATGTCTACTTGGCAGGCACAGTGCCCACTGAACAACAGAGAGTTTCCTTATTGATAAAGTCTCTGCAGCTTGTTGATTTGATAATATAGCTCGGTGAAGCAATGGCCAACCAGGTCTCACTTCAGGCAAATCCTTTTTCAGCAATGTAATTGAACTAGATCCTGACTCCTGCCTTTGCACGGGCACTATCGCCATTGAATTATCATCACTGTTATTGTCTGAAGTCTCTTCGTGTACTTGAGTACAAGAATTATCAGGCAACGGATAGTCGGGTGAACAAACTGAACAATTCTGTTTAAGGGAATTCCCTCTTGATGATTCAGAAGCAGCTTTCAGTAATGCCTCACCTAGAGTCTGATAACCAACTTGCCTGCAGGAATTTGTTGGCCTCAGCCCAGTGCTGTCATTTAATACTTTAGAGTTCTTATTAGTCAGTGTCCGCTGAATTACACTAAGTAAACGATTCCCATTGTGATGCTCAAGTTCTACATACAACAAAGACATCAAGTCAGTTATTATGAATTAAAGATCTTGCTCAATCAACCAGAAAAAACAAAAGCGAATGCCGACCTTTTGAACTGGCATACGATGCTAAGGAGGCCTCTCTTTGAAAAACAATTTTTCCATTATTAACAGCCAATACTGAACAATCTTTTGGCAATTTTCTAGCACAGTACTTTGCAACTGAAGCTGATGATCGAATTGTATGATTAGCAGTCCCGACTATAACATCTGTTGCTAAGTAAGAATTCGCTTCACGAACAATAATTTTTCGGATCGATGTACCTCTGCAGATCTTTAGCTTAAGATCCACCTACAATGGAAAAAAGATTCAGACTTTTGCTCAAGCATGACATTAACCACATGAAGCAAACTGACAAAAAACACTTTATGACGCCCGCAAGAACATCTTTCCTATCCTTATttatccacaaaaaaaaaaaaaacatttttctttcGGCGGCCAATGAAAgcattcaaaaaaaataaaaaataaaataaaaataattaaatgcaTCAGTATTTCCATCCACCAACAATGTCACAATCCAATTCAACCCTCCCCtcccacaagaaaacaaaacactTGAAAATGGTTTTCAGTAAAATAAAATGTATTCACTAGACATAATATTTAAGTTTTTTCTCATAATATCCAGTGGCCCAACTAACATAagcccaaaaaaagaaaaagaaaaagaaaagtttacCCTTTTAggcaaaatgatgaaaattagtTACCTGCTTGAGATTACAAAAGCCTTCATAAACTGCAAGAACTGAGTCAAATGCTTTGACCAACGATAACAGTGAAGATTTCCCATCACGATCTACAATTTCTGTACCAAACAGGGCCATAAAAAAGACTCATTTCACCGAAAGAATTAAAATTCTCACAGCCTTAATAGCACTGACAGAATAAGAAAAATTGTACTTGGGCAACGCAGAGAAGACGACAATTTTTTGTTAACACCCATAACACAGCAAAATTCTCATTCACATTATCAGCATCAAAAGGTGACATATTTTACTGAATAGGGAAAAGGGAATGTaccaaaacaataaaataaaaacccatttctttcttttagagTTTGATTTCTCATATGGTGACTCGACTAAGATTTATTATATCAGAAAGTTATTTTTTCTGTTAAAGAAAATTAGAATAAAAAAGTATGGTGATTTTTTAAGCTAATAACTATTAATTGACGCGAAAGAATTCCAAAAAAAACATATTAgagaaaagaaaactaaaaactaTGGCTTTCAAGCAGAAACAAAATCAACTCGAAAACAAATTTCAGGCGTATCTAATATTTTCCAGTTTCCATTTTGAGAGATGTATAAGTAATAATTCTTGATTCCCAATTTCAACTGGAAGAAAaatgagattaaaaaaaaaaaaaacatttttttcctgTAAAAGCAGAAGGAAAACATTTCCAAAACAAATTCAGAGAAAAATGAATCGAAATTTTTCCAGTTTCAGTTTTCAGGGTAGTAAAAAAGCTTATTCCAAGTTCCCCAATTTCAGCTAAAACAAACaagattttgtaaaaaaaattacagcAAAGAGAGATAGGGAAAAAACCCaactttataaaataataaaaaaaaatcaacaacagAACAAACCattttattttccaaaaaaaaaaatccaaaaatcccAGCTTCAAAACAGAAGAAACAAGGattcaaaagggaaaaaatgaaaataaacaaagaaattCTTTTACAAATATAGtttcaaaacaagaaaaaaaaaaaacatttttagtgcaaagaaaaggaaggaaaaaaataccATTATTATTAAGAACATGAAGAGCAAGGACAAGATCACCAGGCTGAGCAACTTTAACAAGAGCCCATGTTAATAGTTCTCTACTTGCACCATCCAACTTAACTCCAACAACAATAGTCTTGTTACCACCTTCATCTTTTCCACCAGAAAGAATACACTGAAACTGTGTCATTTTTATGTGACttgagattattattattattgaggTAAAAGGAAAATggtgttcatatcatatataaagAGGAGTAAAAGAATAAAAGTTTAAGTGTTTGGTTTTTGGTTTTCAAGGTTAGATAGAGAAAACAAATGGTGAAAGAGATAGATAGAGTAGTGGTGTTAGTAGCGTTTTTATTTGAAGTAACAATGATGACTTGTCTTGCTTGTTTGGTCCACTTTTGGGTGTTAGCTTGATACCAACAAGCAAAACCGCCGTCAACCCAAATTAAATACGCAACTCAACTATTACTAGTATTACAATTTAatgtgccaaaaaaaaaaatagtactattagaatttaaactatttttttcaattattattaaAGCCTATGTAGTAGGAACTAGGAATGTTTTGGATGAAATAGTGCTTATTTACtccattctctctctctttatttctttaatttaagCATGCGGGTATTCGTTTTGCAACTTGCgagcaggggcggagctagcccTTGGGAGTGGGTTCGGTCGAACTCAGTCACTTTGGTCCGAAtcatatattatattaaattttttatcaaatatgtataaattattaatttaaattcaAGATAAAAACTTTGAAGAATTAGAGCACTGTTCTCACAAACTCAAATTTCTGCACTCTCTTTACTTAAAGTAAAGTATTTCCCACTAAAAGCCACAGCAGTCTCAAGACTCTGAATTCAAAATCTTTAATTAAGAACAGGAGAATGTTTATTACCCCATCATAACATTTATTGGTCTTGATTGGTGTGGTTGACCTATTATTGGATTTACTTGATGCAAATTTGAGTTAATTGGGTAAtgaattttcaaatttgaatgATAGAAAACCTCTTGatggaatgagaatgaattgcCTCTTAAACGATCTACTCGATACGAATATGGATTAGTCATATCAGTAAAAGTTGTGTACCACATTCTAAAGGAGAAAGTAAGATAAGAAGGAAAGttcatttgattttttggtCAAGGATAAACATATGATGCAAAGTTGCAGTGGGTTGCTCCTATGGAGTGAAAAGTAATTTGCTTTTTCCTATTGAGACATACTATTATTGGGTCCACTATTATTATGCTATATTTCAAGGGAATCGATACAAATAAATAGAACTATTTAGACATTTTGGCCAATTTTAATAAGAGATAAAATTGTTGTATGCACTTGGGATATCAAGTCTATGTGCATTTCGTCATTAGATAAATTTACTGACAAGACAAAACACTCATATTATATAAAATCCCATCGGGTTTGTTATATAGAATACTTTTAATGTAATGCTTTTTAAGATTATGTTATTTAGTTTTTAAATGTGTTGAGATTACATTCTTAATTTAGATTAAATTTATCAACAATTTAAACTGTTATATAAGAAGTAGACGGGCAACTCCATTTATCCGGTAAACTACTAGGGGCTCATGTAGCCCATGCTGGATTAATCGTATTCTGGGCCGGAAGATGAACCTATATGAGATCCTAACAACGTCATGGCATGCTCAATTATCTCTTAACTTAGCTATGTTAGGCTCTTTAACCATTGTTGTAGCACATCATATGTATTCCATGCCCCCTTATCCGTATCTAGCTACTGACTATGGCACACAACTGTCATTGTTCACACATCACATGTGGATTGGATTCATAATTTTTCCCACTCTAATTTAATCTGGGCTAATCAAATTAGAAGTTGGTCTTTGGCATGGACATATGCAATAAAGCTTGTGATAGAATATtaagaagaataaaataaaaggtaaaaAGTGTTCCATTTGTTTATTTCCCCTTAATTCTTGTTATTAGTTCTTAAATAAGGGGTGATGCATGTtgctataaataattataagagGAGAGCACATCTCTATCAAAGTGTATATTTAattgaaatcaaatattactACCAAACTTGAATCTGTGTGAGTTCCCCTTCTATGAATTCCCAACAATCgtaggggagagagagagagagagaaaaaaaggtgaaaaagtCTGGAGGTTTAATATTATTAAGAAGACCCAGAGcatattcctttctttcctaaCCCACCAAGTGGGATTTTATAGTTTAGTCACTAGATTATATTGCAATATACAATTCAGAGACCAACTCcatgttaaataaattaaaatattatttgattttctttcttcaagaaCTACGATCACCAATTAAGTTTATGTTTGACCTCTGAAAGCTAAAAAATCGAATGAATTTAGTTATAAAATCCAATAACTCAAGAGGATCATATTATTCATTCCAATTTAATATATTACTTCCTCTTTTTAAATATCAATTTAACTTTTTTCCGTTACGAAATTGAACATATTCTAATTCATCTATCTAAcagaaaataaattataaaatgagttgaattgtTCTTAATTTACACAATCATATTACCTAAAAAATAAGTAGATAACTATATGTTATCTTCCTTAATAAACGAAACTAACTGCTTAAAAAATAAGGCATGCAACCTGCTATAACTGGTTAAATTCTATTAATTGTGTAAAATATTTGCACTAAATGTGTATATGAGTTAAACGTAAATAGAATTATGGAGTATCAAGATTGGAATGCACATATACAGATAAAACTTTCGTTTAACTTTAAATTCACTGAGAAACGGAAGATGAAATGAGGCCATCAAAACAGGTAAGAAAGATCAAAGTTGCTGTTCAGATATTGGCTGAAATTACTATCAAGCTTCCACAGCTCCTTTTTTGCCAAAAAGCTAACGTCTATTGCAACGAAGGTATTTTTCAAAAGGCATTGATTCTCTTTCTTTTATAcgtattattattatagttataattaaaaagtCCATAATTTATGCCACCAAAGTAACCAATGCCTTTTATACCTCTTGTAATATCTTAAAAACAAATAGCAGCCATTAACAGATCTTGACTAGTCTTTCACTGGCTTAAAATATTACATGTATAAAGTCTTTctagttcttttttttcttttcctttttgctcCATTGACAATGAAACTCTTACCTTTTGGTGAGAGTTAAGAGGACATGATAAGCGTACTTAACTTGTACAATGAATTAATGGATTATCATTAAGTGGGCGTCATAAATAGATTCGATTAAATTTGCCAAAAGAAAATGATTTAGAAAAATGTAGTTTTGATATAGTACTAGTTAAGaaacaatcattttttttttttagtgaatcCGTTAAAAATATACTactcctccgtctcaaaatacttGTCCTTCTAACTAAAAATCGTCTTAAAAtacttgtccttttttttttttttggtcacaaAATACCTATCATTTTAATTacaaaccaagataaaattaagtagCTTTTTTCTATTTTCCCCTTTATATTTTAAGAGAGAGTACATCAATAATGGAGTTGGCATagatatataataaatatttatcGAGGAGAGATAACATGGTTAAATATTTAaagagggtaaaatagtcaatatGCTACCCTGATTAATGCTTTCTTAAGGGCGAGTAAATGAAAAACAGGATAACTATTTTGAGGCGGATGGAGTAATAGCAAATTCATTGGAAATAAACTAATAATTAACCATAGGGTGGCTGAGGCCAAAGAGAGATAGAGACAGGTAAAAATTATTCGCACCGTAccaaatattattaatttattataattaagaATCAATAATAGTATACATTAATCTATTATATAGTcaaataagaaatatttatgTACGAAAACAATATGTATTGATAATTTTTTCCACAAGGAGACTATTCATGAACCACCTTAACAAAGAAATTTTAAACGTAGTTGGCACTTATACTCGCCAATCGCCACTTGCGCTAAATTTGAGTAGTGTTATTTTTAGAAGGTCgcgattttctttaacaacaaATTTTGTTTGTGGGCAAGTATCAGCTATCACAATCTCTCTAATCATACAGAAGTCATTTGCAGATTTTCCTTCCCACAATTTTTGAAGACGAAATCCCCATTCTCCCTTTAAAATTATTATGGTTTTTGCTTGTCAGAATAATAACAACTACAACAATTTTGTATTAACATCATACTTTAAATTTCCGTTCAATTCCACTTTACTCCTATTTGATGTGTCTAAAACGAGAATGACCAATCCAAATTAGTCCCAAAGCACCGGATCCTAAATTATGGATCCTTATATATAATCAAGACATAATGGAAGAAATTTTTTAGAGTTAACCAAAAATACAAATGGAATTGTAACAAATTAGCTTTTCATTTTAACTCTCTCtcatttaacattttttttagaaaCAAAATCAGAATTCTTTATACTCCCATTGCAACCATCACTTGATTGTCGTTTAGTTCAAATGGTTCAGAATTAACTATCATTAAGTTTTTGCaagttttatttctttaatCCTATTAACTTCCGCAGACGCATACAGCTTCAAGGGTCAGTAATTTCTTAAGATTGAGCCAACCTAATTTGACCCGTCATATTGTGATTAAAATAGTAGTATGAAGCTATGAACTATGAAGTAAGAACTTTTGACtctaattttcaaaaattgattaTGGAATGAGGCCGAAGAGGAGCTTTAGAGTAGCACTAAATTGTTTTTATAGGTCATTGACTTGAGTCAAAAAATCGACCACTATAAAATTTGCATTTCAAAACCCTACATGAATGTGTCTATTGCAACAAACTTTTGAAGATGGAATGAGGCCATCAAAACAGGTAACAAGGAGGGTCCAAGATCAAAGATATTAGCTGAAATTAACAATCAATAAGTTACTAGCTTCTTTTTACCAAAAAGATAACGTCTATTGCAGTGAACGTGTTTGTCAAGGCATCAAGGGCATCgtattctctttcttttaaatACTTATACTATATAATTAAAAAGTCACTAATTGATCCCAcacaaaataaacaatgtctTTTACTAACAAATAgcagccattttttttttttttttttttggtagaaacAAGTAGCAGCCATTAACAGGTCTTGACTAGTCTTTAAAAGGCTCAAAACTTACATAAAGGTTCGTTTTCGTTCCAGCGGCAAATGGCAATGGTACTCTCACCTTCTGGTAAAAGTTAGGGGACATTATAAGTTTACTTAATTGTACAATTAATGAATTGGTTATCATTAATTGGGCGTTAGTGTTACAATTAGATTGATTACATTTTccgaaaagaaaaaataattaaaaaagactTAGTTATGGTATGGCTTCGGAAAAATCATTGTTTTTTCATAATCTtagcatctttttttttctcataatacATAACTAAGTAAATTTTGCAACAAATTTATTTGAAGGTAAGACATGGTTGTCTAATAATATGAACAAATTGATTTCGAAGAGTGCTTTGTCTTAACTATCTCTTACCATTAAGGAATGTAGGAGATTGATGAGATCGAACTCCCCGTCCTTAACCAGATATTTTGTGTTCGAATCCTAACAATCAAGAAATTCTTATAGGGAGCATTTTCTCTAATTAAAATCTGAATTGCTATCTAATTTGTCGTTTTATTATCGACCTTTTGTCACTTATATATGCTTTTTCTCAACTGATTTCATACACTAATttattacttattgaaataGTCGTACAACTAATGAAGGTTTTAAATTAGGTGCAA
Coding sequences within it:
- the LOC132034043 gene encoding LOW QUALITY PROTEIN: protein kinase STUNTED (The sequence of the model RefSeq protein was modified relative to this genomic sequence to represent the inferred CDS: deleted 1 base in 1 codon) — encoded protein: MTQFQCILSGGKDEGGNKTIVVGVKLDGASRELLTWALVKVAQPGDLVLALHVLNNNEIVDRDGKSSLLSLVKAFDSVLAVYEGFCNLKQVDLKLKICRGTSIRKIIVREANSYLATDVIVGTANHTIRSSASVAKYCARKLPKDCSVLAVNNGKIVFQREASLASYASSKELEHHNGNRLLSVIQRTLTNKNSKVLNDSTGLRPTNSCRQVGYQTLGEALLKAASESSRGNSLKQNCSVCSPDYPLPDNSCTQVHEETSDNNSDDNSMAIVPVQRQESGSSSITLLKKDLPEVRPGWPLLHRAILSNQQAAETLSIRKLSVVQWALCLPSRHLLCMEDDTDKKNLRSDDDESCQAPALDEESGAIVPVNHVTTSSKSSPDNSPRTLPRELEGLHEKYSAMCRLFKFQELFLATLSFSSENIIGKGGSSQVFKGCLPDGKELAVKILKQSEDAVREFVLEIEIITALSHKNIISLFGFCFEDNNLLLVYDFLSRGSLEENLHGNKKDPLMFGWKERYNVAIGVAEALEYLHGRDSQSVIHRDVKSSNILLSDDFEPQLSDFGLAKWATATSSHITCTDVAGTFGYLAPEYFMYGKVNDKIDVYAFGVVLLELLSGRKPISNNCPKGQESLVIWAKPIVTCGKYAQLLDPQLSSDYDREQVERMVLAAALCIRRAPRARPQMSIVSKLLKGDAETTKWARLQVNGLEGSDTMLPTNAMEGADMLEDDTYSHSNLRSHLNLALLGVEEDSLSISSIEHNVSLEDYLRGGGAAHQALTNQTRSVYDSCVYFFHFYSPPSTRGSVVVIWWVLDERLLWCASSSPFNHN